The DNA region GATCCGCGCCTATAACTCCGTCTATGTGATTGATCCTGATGGCTCCATCCGCGGCATTTACGACAAAGTGCACCTGGTGCCGTTCGGCGAATATTTGCCGTTTCAAAGCTTCCTCGAGAGCCTCGGGCTGCAACAGCTGACCAAGCAAGCCGGCGGTTTCCTGTCGGGCGATCGGCGCCGCGTGATGGATGTCGGCCACGCGCCGAAGATGATGCCGCTGATTTGCTACGAGGCGGTTTTTCCCGGCGAAGCGGTGCCCGACAATGAGCGGCCCGGCTGGCTCGTGAACGTCACCAATGATGGCTGGTTTGGCATCAGCTCCGGGCCGTATCAGCACTTCCAGCAAGCACGCGCCTTGGCCATCGCGGAGGGCTTGCCGCTGGTGCGCGCGGCCAATACCGGCATCTCCGCGGTCATCGACCCCGTCGGGCGAGTAACGGCGTCACTGCCTCTTGGGGTTGAAGGTGTATTCGACGCCGGCCTGCCACGTGCGATTGCAAAAACTATATATGTGAAATTTGGGAATTCCGCCTTGATTCTCTTTTTGGTGGTAAGTGTGTTGCTGGTGGGCCGCCGCCGATTTCGTGCCTAGATTGAATCAGGCGTTTCTCAGCACAACCGTCTGATTTCACTAAATAAAAATTACGGTGTCGGGAACCGTACATAGCAGCTTCAAAAGGTCAAACTGGTAACCTGATACTCGCCATTTTGACTGTGCCATTTTTTGTTACCACGTAGACGGGACTTGACCCCCAGCGCGAGTTCCGCAAGTTGTACATTACGGGCCACGATGGAGGCATAGGAGATATTTATGGCTAAGAAGGCACCCAATCCGATCGACAAGCACGTCGGTTCGCGTGTGCGTATGCGTCGGATGATGCTGGGCATGAGTCAGGAAAAGCTCGGGGATGCCCTTGGCCTGACCTTCCAGCAAGTTCAGAAGTACGAGAAGGGTACCAACCGCATCGGTGCGAGCCGCCTTCAACAGATCGCACACATCCTCCAGGTTCCCGTCTCCTTCTTCTTCGAAGGCGCGCCGCTTGCTCCGGGCGGCCAAGTCACCCCCGGCATGAGCGAAGCTCCGTCGCCCGCCTACGTCTCCGACTTTCTCGCCACGTCCGACGGCTTGTCGCTGACAAAGTCGTTCATGCGCATCAAGAACAGCAAGCTGCGCCGCCGCATTGTTGACTTGGTCGAGCAGATCGCCGGCGAGGAATAAATTGCCCGCGTGATCCCATTGCGAGAGTGGAAGTTGCCCACTTTTGCCCGCACCTTGACGTTGCGGACGGTC from Pseudolabrys taiwanensis includes:
- a CDS encoding helix-turn-helix domain-containing protein gives rise to the protein MAKKAPNPIDKHVGSRVRMRRMMLGMSQEKLGDALGLTFQQVQKYEKGTNRIGASRLQQIAHILQVPVSFFFEGAPLAPGGQVTPGMSEAPSPAYVSDFLATSDGLSLTKSFMRIKNSKLRRRIVDLVEQIAGEE